The Thermococcus sp. genomic sequence CCTAGAGGAGCTTGGCCTTGATTGTGCCCGGACTATCGAAGAGAGGGTGGATTTACAGTTCGACGCGCTGAAGAACCTGCACAAGAACCTAAAGGACGATGAGCTCTTTATTAAACTCGTCATCGCCAATTCGCTCGTCAGTTATCAGCTCACCGGAAAAGGGGAGGACTGGTGGTGGGAGTTTTCTAGGAACTTTTCAGATAACCCGCCAGTGGAAAGCATTGCAAAGGCCTACGCCGGTTTTCTGCCTTCGTCAAAGACGAACCGAAGACTTGTGAGCGGAAAAATCAGAAGGATAGAAAAGGTTGAGCCGTTCCTTAATTCCCTTTCTCTTGATGAGTTGAGGGACTACTATTTCAACGGCATGGAGAGGCTTAGGGACGAACTGGCAAAAGCCCTGAACTCAAAGAGGAGCGCGAAAACCATCGTCTTTGCCGTGAAGATGTTCGGCTACGCGGGGAGAATAGCCTTCGGTGAATTCGTTCCCTACCCGATGGGCATCGAGATTCCCGATGACGTCAGGATAAACGCCTACACCAGACGGTTCACGAACGAGCCCCCTGTGCGCTTCTGGAACAGAATAGCGGAAATGACGGGAATTCCTCCTCTCCACATAGATTCTATACTATGGCCGGTTCTCGGTGGAAAGCCAGAGGTTCTCAGGCGGCTGAGGATGCACTGTTCCAAAGCCGACCTCGTTCTCGAACTTAGGGGACTCTAATTTTATTCCTACTTTTATAACAAAATTTTTATACTTCTTGCCTTAGTTTGCAGGGGTGAATATGATGCTCTGGGGGTTTAAGCTTGAGTTTATGAAGGGAATCCGAACGAAGAAGCTTTGGGCTGTAATGGTGATAATAATCGCTCTGTACGTTCCGGCCTTCTACTACATGAAGCAGGTGAGGGTAACAAACGAACTCGAAGCAATAGCCGGGATAATAAACTTCTCAAGCAAAACCGCCCTCTTCTTCCTTGGAATCCTTGCGATAATCTTTGGGGCGGGGGCAATAAACAAGGAAATTGAGGATGGAACAATTCGGGTAGCCCTCAGCAAGAGCGTGACGAGACTGGGTTATATCGTTGGCAAGTATCTAGGCCACATTGTTGTCTTTGGCGTGGCTCTCCTCATTACAAGCTTTGTAACCTTGGTCGGCCTTCAGTGGGTTGGCGTTTCCGTTTCAAAGATAACCTCTGACGTCTTTTTGCTCAATCTGTTGCTCCTTCTGGTTATGTTGGAGTTCTTGGCGATTGGATACATAATCTCGACCTTCCTCAGGTCATCGGGAACGTCCATTGGCGTCGCACTGGGCGTGTTTTTCCTGCTTTACATATTCATCCCATCGTTTGTGGCGTACAGGATGTCTACCCACATCCCAAGCGACTTAAACGTGATGGAATACAATGAGTATAAGGCAGAATACTACACCAAATACCTCTTTTATTCCCCAAACGCCCAGTTCGTAGTAATACTCGATGCCGTCAACAACTACAAGAAGGTCACCAAAACAGTCGAAATCAATGGGGAGACTCACAAGTTTCCAGAGTACATCGCTGAATACGCAGGAATCAAGAACGCCATAAAGAAGAGGGGCATAAATGTTCTATTGCTGGTTGTAATGACCCTTGTCTACCTCGGCATCGCGACCTGGCGCTTCCTCCGTATGGATTTGAGGTGATGGTGATGATTACGGTTGAGAACCTTGTCAAGACTTACAAAGATGTCAGGGCCTTAGACGGGCTTAACCTCAGAGTTCCAGAGGGAGTGATTTATGGTTTCCTTGGACCAAATGGAGCTGGCAAGAGCACGACAATCCTAAGCCTCCTCGGGTTAGTCTTTCCCCAAAAGGGGAGGATAGAACTCTTTGGTGAAGAAATCTTCAGGGACGGAAAGTTCAACGAGAGCAAACTCGTCAAGGCTAAGACCAGAATCGGCTACATGCCCGAGCATGCTACACTATGGGATTTCTTAACTCCTGTCCAGACCCTCGACATTATCGCTGACGCGTTCAGAATCCCAAAGGCCGAGAAGGAAAGGAGGATTAACGAGCTCCTCGACATGGTTGGGTTGAAGGACGTTAAGAACAAGAAGGTTGGTAAGTTTTCCAAGGGTATGCGCCAGAGGCTTCTCCTCGCTCAGGCGTTAATCAACGACCCAGAACTTTTAATCCTTGATGAGCCCATGACGGGCCTCGACCCAAAGGGTATTGCTGAGTTCAAGGAGATTATAAGGGAGCAGAGGAAGGCTGGTAAAACCGTCTTTTTCTCGAGTCATATTTTGGCCCATGTTGAGGAAGTTTGTGATACAGTGGGGGTGATTGTTAAGGGCAGGCTAATCCTCGAGGACAGTATTGAGAACATCAAGCGCGAGTTCCTTAGGAAGGCCGGTTACACGATTATCGTTGAGACCAATAAGCCAGTTGACTGGAGTTCTGCTAAGTGGAGTGTGACCCCGCTTGGCGAGAATAAGTACCGTGTCGTTTCGGAGGAGGACGTTAGGGAGGAGTTGCACGACTTTGTGGCTTCGCAGGGTGCGAAAATCCTAACAATGCAGGTGAAGGAGCCAAGCCTAGAAGAAATATTCCTGAAACTTGTCGAGTAGCCTATTTTATTTTCAAACTTCTCAATTTTGTTCAGTAAACTTTTTAGGTTTGAATTCAAAATCTCACTGGGTGTTGAACTGAATGCTACTCCCAATGCATATATTCGTGGCTTATCTCATAGGGCTTTGGAGGAACTGGAACCGAAAACTCCTCGGTTTATTCGTAATAGCAAATTCTGCCCCTGACTACAGCTTTATCCAGATGTTGCTCATTGAAGGTGACTTCACCCGAACCTTCTTCAACCACGGCTTTGTTTCCTTCTTTTACATGATACCGTTTGGTTTTCTCGGAATAATTGGAAACGGACTCCACCTAATAGCAGATGTTTTCACTGGTGGAATACCCTTCCTGCCCAACGGTATCTGGTATGGGTTCCCAAGGATTGGATGGCACCTCTGGGGGAAGTTCATACTCGTCCCATGGGAGGTTCCAATAGCGGTTGCCGGAATTTATGCGGTCTACAAACTCGGGTGGGAAAAAGTATCGTATTCACTATTGGCGTTCATTCTGGGATACGGGGTCTTTATAGTGCTAAGCCCGGTGTACCTAATCAGCCCCTATCTCTCAACGGCCTTAAGTTTCCTAGTCCTGTGGTATCTCTATGATAGAATTGAGACGATTGACGTTCTTGAAGCAAAAATTTTGGGAGTGAGAAAAGCTAAAGCCTAGCCCTCTCGAACTCCTCCTTTCTATTGAGAGGTTTCGTCGCGTCAATTCCCCACTTGGCGGTTAAGCTCCTAGTTGCTGAGGGGTCGAGAGAACTCCCCCTGGCGTTTGGAATCACCACGAGGTCTTTATCGGCCTGGAAGCGCGTGGCTATCGCCCACTCTACATCGCGGTCGTCGTAGATGTTTATGTCTTCATCAACTACAACCACGTGCTTCAGGCTTGGATGTCCTGCAAATGCCGCCAAAATCGCGTTCTTGCCGTCACCGTCGTGCTGTTTTGTTATTGAAACGACTGCGTGGAGCCACATCGCTCCTCCCTCGGTTAGGCGAACGCCATGAACCTTCGGAACGACGCGTTTAACGCTCGCGTAAATCTGTGGCTCCTTTGGAAGGCCCATGAGCATAAAGTGTTCGTAGCCTCCAGGGAGAAGGGCATGAAAGACCGGCTCGTCAACGTGATACATTCTCTCGAAAACAACAAGGGGTTGCTTCCTGACGTGGTCGTAGGTGCCTGTTATGTCCACGAAGGGGCCTTCGTTAACGAGCTCTGGAGTTACCTTAGCCTCAAAGACGAACTCGCTCTCGACGGGAACCGGGATACCCCCGAGTTCCACCACATCTATGGGTTTTCCAAAGGAAATCTCGCTAATCTTACTTGCTATCTCAAGCTCGCTTATTCCGTAGGCCGTACTCGTCGCTCCAGCTAAGAGGAGGTGAACGGGATTACCAACGACTATTCTAACATCGAGTTCCTCGCCCCTCTCGGCCTTCTCCTTCCACATTGCGTAGAGGTGCCTTGGGACGAGCCTTATGGCGACTGTCTTCTCATCTCGGACCATCATTCTGTGGAACGACATGTTGACGAAACCGTTCTCGTCTTTAGCTATAACCATCGCCGAAGTGAAATACTGGCCACCGCATTTCGGGTAGTACTTTGGAATCGGGAGCTCAAGGAGAGAAAAATCCTGCGTTGAGTTCTTCAGGAAGGGAGCGTTCTCAACTGTTCTGTAAGGTGACGGATTCTCCATTGCTTCTGTCATTAGATGAATAAGCTCCTCCTTCTTTGTTCTGAGGAAGCCGGCTATTCTCTCCCTCGTGCTCCATATGTTGCCGGCAACCCTCCAGCCGTCCACGTCCGTGAAGAGAACAGGCCGGTCCTTGTATCTGGTTAGGTAGTGGGTAATTTCAAGTTCCTTGTTCACAGGTTTATCTATGACAATCAGGTCATTGAAGGTTTGGAGAATCTCCGCCAGCATGGTATCACCTTAGGCTTTTGTTCCAAAAGGTCTATAAAGCCTTTTTCCAGACCTGCTTTGATTGGCCATGCCCATGGTTGTTCTCAGGATTCCAGATGGCTCGGCACTGGTGAGGATTGAAAAGGCCGAACCCAGCGTCTACTTTAAAATCTACGATTTGCTCAGTTACAAAAAGGATTATGGCAAATGGGAAAAGCCAGAAAGCCTCTATGACCCCTATGAAAAGACCTTTCCAGTAGGGTTGTTGCCCAGGGTCAAAAAATTCCTCAACAGCAAAGGCTACCGGGTGAGGGTGAAGGATGAAAGGCAGGTTCGCGGTGTTAAGCTAAACTCGAGCTGGAACGAGAACTACGAACTCAGGCGGTATCAGAGGCGAGCAGTGAAAAAAGCCCTCAAAGAAAAAATGGGTGTTCTTGCCCTCCCTGTTGGGAGCGGAAAGACCGTTGTTGGACTGAGGGTTATTCACGAACTCGACCTCTCGACCCTTATAGTGGTCCACACAAAGGAGCTACTCTACCAGTGGGCCGAGAAGGTTGAGGAACTGCTCGGCGTTAAGGCTGGAATTGTTGGTGACAACAAGTGGAACGAGGAAAACGTAACCGTCGCGATGATACAGACGCTCCTGTCAAGGGGTGTTGATAAGCTGAAGAACGACTACGCCGTGGTCATGTTCGACGAGTGCCACAGGACTTCTGCGGCGGAGAAGTTCTACCAGCTGGGAATTTCACTCCCACAGGTCTACCGCTTCGGCCTCTCGGCAACACCATGGAGAAGGGTTAGAGGGGAGGAAATAAAGATTGAGGCCGTTGTTGGCCCGGTAATCTACGAGGTAAAGGCCGAAGATCTTATCAGGGAGGGCTTCCTCGCAAAACCCCGCTTTGAAGTGATAACCTACGAGTCGAGCATGCCGTCCTTCAGCGAGCGCTACAAGGAACTCTATGAAGATGTTGTCATGAACAACGACGAGAGGAACAGGGCGATAGTCCTGAAGGCAAAAGAGCTCGTTGGAAAGGGCCACCGCGTCCTCATAGACGTGAAGCGCATCGAACACGGCAGAATTTTGAAGGAAATGCTCGAGAAGGAGGGAATTCGAGCGGAGTTCCTGAGTTCAAAGAGCCCCAACAGGTGGGAAATCCTGGAGGCCTTCAAGAATGGCGAAATTCCGGTTCTGATTTCGACGCTTCTCAAGGAAGGCGTGGATATACCAGAGATTTCTGCAATAATCCTCGCGGGCGGGGGGAAGAGTGACATAATGACGATACAGACCATAGGCAGGGCGCTGAGGCCGAAAAGGGGCATGAGGGCGGTTATAGTTGACGTTGCAGACGACGACCCGCTCCTCTACACGCACTTTATAGAGAGGCAGAAGGCTCTAAAGCAGTACTACGGCAAATACTACGACAAGGAATCAAAGCTCAACGAGACAGTCTCCAAAAAGCGCCGCTCTGGTTAAAGCCCTTGAGTAGCGCTCAAAGAGGTCTCTTTTGGCTTTGGCAAGGCCCCTCTCATCGGTTTTGAATTCAATCCCGGGATACTCTATGTGCCACAGCACTAGATTCTCAGGAGGGGCAGGAGGGACTTTCTTCTTGTAATTCCCGGATAGCATCTTACGGATTTCCTCCGGTTCGAGGAGTCCGAGCCCGCAGAATCGGAGCGCGTTGACGATTCTCCTCACCATCTCCCAGAGGAAGCTTTTGCCGGTAACCTCTATGAGGTAGTAACCCTTCCGCGGAAGAACCCGGAGCGAGTTCACTTCCCTCACAGGGTCCCTCCCCGGTTCGAGCCTCGCGAAGGCCGAGAAATCGTGGGTTCCCTCGAAGAGCCGGGCACACTCAAGAACCCTCTCAAGGTCGAAGCCCTCGTTAACAAGGTAATAGCGGTAGGTCTTTGACCTTGCCCAGAACCGGGGGTGGAAGTCATCGGGGACTTCGGAAACACCGAGGACCCACGTATCTCGTAGGTGGTGGTTTAAAACCTCCGGTCTGACCAAATCGGCCCGCTCACTTGGAATAAACGAAACAACGTTGAAGAAGGCTGAGACCCCCCTGTCTGTTCGGGAGGCGCCCTTGAAGTCGTTCTCCTCGGGGCTTTCAATTATTTTAAGCTTTTTCAAAACGCGAATTAGCTCATCCTCAACTGTCCTCAAGTTCGGTTGCCTCTGGAATCCGTAGAAGGCGGTTCCATCGTACGCTATCCTGAGGGCAAGCTTCATGGTTGGCGCTTTGATGTGGAGTATAAAAAACCTTCCCTGAATATTCGCCAACTTTTTTGGTCTTTGTAAAGCCGAAAATCGAACATGGTACAAGATATTTTGCAAAATGTTGATAAACACTGCCGAAAACATAAACACGGAGGTGAGAAAATGGAGGGAGTGTTCGACGTGGAGGTGCTCATAAGCGTCGTGAACTTTGAGCTTATGTGCATCGGTTTGGAGAAAAGGGCAAAAGAGGATTAAAGATACGGCTCGGTATAGAGTGGCCTTAAAAACACCTCAAAGCCCGCAACGGGCATCTCAATCCCCCACTTTTCTAAAACAACCGGGTGCACCTCCCCGATGACGCCGATTGTTTCTCCGTTGACGATTATCTTCCCAGCCCTTCCGGGGATAAAGCTCGGGTGCTCGATTTCCTCCAGCTCGTAGGTGAAGCCGAGGTGGCACATCACGCTGTCAAGGATTTCCTTAGCATCGGTAAAGGTAATCCTTGCCTGAGCCAGAACAACGGCAAGCTTGCTCTCGCTCACCGTTTTGGTTTCCCTGCTCTCATCTATAAGCGTTGCCTTTCCAACCTCGAAGAGCCTCTGCGGGTATTCCTCGTGGGTGTTCTGACTCAGGAAGTCGAGTAAACTTGGCAGGAGCCAGTTCCTGAGGGCGGACCACTTCGGGCTTATCGGGTTTTCAATCTCGACGAGTTCCGCCGGCGGGTTGTTGAAGTAGTCCTTTCCGTATTCCAAGTTCATCTTTTCATATTGGGCCTCCCTGTTGGTGAGGTTGAAAGTCATGACCTCCTGAAGGCCAAAGCCCACCATGAGTTCTCTCACGGCATCTTCAAACTCGACGAACTTGTCACCCTTTCCTTGGACGGCAAGCTTCGGCTCCTCGGGCTCAATCTCGTTGTAGCCGTAGGCTATGAGAACGTCCTCCAAAACGTCCCTCGCGTGCATTATGTCGTCGCGGAAGGCTGGATAGAGTAGCTTTGCCTTTCCGCCTTCAAGCTTAACCTCGTACATCATCCTCTCAAGGAGGTCCTTGATTTTCTCATTGCTCAGCTCAAGGCCGGAGAGCTTCCTTATGTAGTCCAGTTCAACCTCGAAGGGCTTTGGGGTTAAATCAGGCGTCTCAATTTCAAAGTCCGGATAAACGACCTTCACGCTCTTGATTTTCCCACCGCGCTCCGCGAGAGCCGTTACCACGACGTTCAAAGCCAACATGACCTTGTTCAAATCCCATCCCGTAACGTCAACGAAAACATTCCGGGTTTCAGTCGTTACCCTGCCAGTCACCTCGGAGTTGATAATCGGCGGCATGGAGAGGACTTTGCCTTCACTGTCAACGAGGAGTGGGTAGTAGGGCCTGTCCTTTATCAGGTGCCCGTACTCTTTCCCCTTCTCGTGTTTCTCAAGGATTTCCTCCAGAGTTAACTCCTCGGTGAGGCCGAGGGGTATGAATTTTTCGGTCTTTTTCGCTGCCCTGTAATAAACCGGTGGCTTCACTTTGTCGAAGTCAAAGATGCCAATCGCCACCTCCCTCCTCCGCCTTCCAAAGGTTAAGGCAACTTTCTCCTGGAGGTTTATCATCTGCTTAAGGGCCTCTTCATCGAGGTGAAGGCCTTCAACTATAGCATAGACACCGTAGGGTCTTATCTCCTTCAGCTTCTCGTCAACGTAAACCACAACGTCGCTCTTTTCCACTTCGTATTTCGGCAGGCCCCTCTCAATTCCGAGCGCCCACTTTATCTGCCTTGCTATTCCCTCGGCGCTCCACAGGTCTGGCCTGTTGGTGTCCTTGGAGTCTGCCTTGAAGTAGGTTTCACCGTTCTCCTCCCAGACGTCGTCGAGCTCGCATTTCGCGTATAGGAAGAGGTCCTCCCACTCCTCGACTGTGAAGCTCCTCCCGATGAGCCTCTCAAGATCGGACTTTGAAACATCAAACTTCGGCATCTCTCATCACCACACCAGCTTCGCTTCCCTGAGCCACCTCAAGTCGTAGCTGAACAGGTAGCGGATGTCGTCAATGCCGAGCTTGAACATGGCCAATCTGTCAATGCCTATCCCCCACGCTATTACCGGAGCGTCTATGCCCAAAGCCTTAGTCATCTCCTCGCGGAATATTCCGGCACCACCGAACTCAACCCAGCCGAGCTCAGGGTGATATGCGCTCATCTGGACGCTCGGCTCTGTGAAGGGATAGTAATCCGGCAGGAACTTTACTTTTTTGGCCCCGGCTATCTCCACCGCGAAGCGCTTGAGGATTCCAAGAAGGTGCCTGAAGTTCAAATCCTCACCAACGACGAAGCCGTCTATCTGGTTGAACTCGATTAAGTGGGTTCTATCAAGGACGTCCGGTCTAAAAACGCGCTGTATCGTGAAGTATTTCCCGGGAATCTCAACGCCTTTGGCGAGCTGTCTGGCATCCAAAGCTGTGCCGTGTGCCCTCGGCATCAGCAACATCGCCCGCTCCGGACTCCAGGTATAACCCCAGCCACGAGAGCCGGCCAAACCGCGCTCGTGTGCCTCTTTAACCCTCTCAACGAGCTCCTTCTCGGGCAGATAACCCCTCTTGGGATATTTAAGCTGGTACGTGTCCGTCCACTCTCTCGCCGGATGGTTCTGGGGCTGGAAGAGGGCATCGAAGTTCCAGAACTGGGTCTCTATGAGACTCTCAACAGTCATCTCGATGAAGCCCATCTCGATTAGCCTTCTCCTTATCTTGTCGAGGAAAGCCCTGTAGGGCTGTTTCTTGCCAGGGTAAATCCTCCTAACGGGGGCTTTGATGTCAAACTTCCTGAACTCGACCTCGCGCCACTTGCCGGACTTTATGAGCTCTGGAGTTAGGACGGAAACTTCCCTTTTCAGCTCGATGCCTTTTTTCACGAGCTCCTCTCCAGCTGGGGTTATCTCAACCGTTCTCTCGGTTACCGTCTCTTCCTCTGCCACCTTCCTCCTCTTGAGCTCCT encodes the following:
- a CDS encoding N-glycosylase/DNA lyase, which codes for MTLDRFIRMNYRENEEKVKRLVEILEELGLDCARTIEERVDLQFDALKNLHKNLKDDELFIKLVIANSLVSYQLTGKGEDWWWEFSRNFSDNPPVESIAKAYAGFLPSSKTNRRLVSGKIRRIEKVEPFLNSLSLDELRDYYFNGMERLRDELAKALNSKRSAKTIVFAVKMFGYAGRIAFGEFVPYPMGIEIPDDVRINAYTRRFTNEPPVRFWNRIAEMTGIPPLHIDSILWPVLGGKPEVLRRLRMHCSKADLVLELRGL
- a CDS encoding ABC transporter permease subunit, which translates into the protein MLWGFKLEFMKGIRTKKLWAVMVIIIALYVPAFYYMKQVRVTNELEAIAGIINFSSKTALFFLGILAIIFGAGAINKEIEDGTIRVALSKSVTRLGYIVGKYLGHIVVFGVALLITSFVTLVGLQWVGVSVSKITSDVFLLNLLLLLVMLEFLAIGYIISTFLRSSGTSIGVALGVFFLLYIFIPSFVAYRMSTHIPSDLNVMEYNEYKAEYYTKYLFYSPNAQFVVILDAVNNYKKVTKTVEINGETHKFPEYIAEYAGIKNAIKKRGINVLLLVVMTLVYLGIATWRFLRMDLR
- a CDS encoding ABC transporter ATP-binding protein, with the translated sequence MITVENLVKTYKDVRALDGLNLRVPEGVIYGFLGPNGAGKSTTILSLLGLVFPQKGRIELFGEEIFRDGKFNESKLVKAKTRIGYMPEHATLWDFLTPVQTLDIIADAFRIPKAEKERRINELLDMVGLKDVKNKKVGKFSKGMRQRLLLAQALINDPELLILDEPMTGLDPKGIAEFKEIIREQRKAGKTVFFSSHILAHVEEVCDTVGVIVKGRLILEDSIENIKREFLRKAGYTIIVETNKPVDWSSAKWSVTPLGENKYRVVSEEDVREELHDFVASQGAKILTMQVKEPSLEEIFLKLVE
- a CDS encoding UbiD family decarboxylase, whose translation is MLAEILQTFNDLIVIDKPVNKELEITHYLTRYKDRPVLFTDVDGWRVAGNIWSTRERIAGFLRTKKEELIHLMTEAMENPSPYRTVENAPFLKNSTQDFSLLELPIPKYYPKCGGQYFTSAMVIAKDENGFVNMSFHRMMVRDEKTVAIRLVPRHLYAMWKEKAERGEELDVRIVVGNPVHLLLAGATSTAYGISELEIASKISEISFGKPIDVVELGGIPVPVESEFVFEAKVTPELVNEGPFVDITGTYDHVRKQPLVVFERMYHVDEPVFHALLPGGYEHFMLMGLPKEPQIYASVKRVVPKVHGVRLTEGGAMWLHAVVSITKQHDGDGKNAILAAFAGHPSLKHVVVVDEDINIYDDRDVEWAIATRFQADKDLVVIPNARGSSLDPSATRSLTAKWGIDATKPLNRKEEFERARL
- a CDS encoding DEAD/DEAH box helicase is translated as MVVLRIPDGSALVRIEKAEPSVYFKIYDLLSYKKDYGKWEKPESLYDPYEKTFPVGLLPRVKKFLNSKGYRVRVKDERQVRGVKLNSSWNENYELRRYQRRAVKKALKEKMGVLALPVGSGKTVVGLRVIHELDLSTLIVVHTKELLYQWAEKVEELLGVKAGIVGDNKWNEENVTVAMIQTLLSRGVDKLKNDYAVVMFDECHRTSAAEKFYQLGISLPQVYRFGLSATPWRRVRGEEIKIEAVVGPVIYEVKAEDLIREGFLAKPRFEVITYESSMPSFSERYKELYEDVVMNNDERNRAIVLKAKELVGKGHRVLIDVKRIEHGRILKEMLEKEGIRAEFLSSKSPNRWEILEAFKNGEIPVLISTLLKEGVDIPEISAIILAGGGKSDIMTIQTIGRALRPKRGMRAVIVDVADDDPLLYTHFIERQKALKQYYGKYYDKESKLNETVSKKRRSG
- the truA gene encoding tRNA pseudouridine(38-40) synthase TruA: MKLALRIAYDGTAFYGFQRQPNLRTVEDELIRVLKKLKIIESPEENDFKGASRTDRGVSAFFNVVSFIPSERADLVRPEVLNHHLRDTWVLGVSEVPDDFHPRFWARSKTYRYYLVNEGFDLERVLECARLFEGTHDFSAFARLEPGRDPVREVNSLRVLPRKGYYLIEVTGKSFLWEMVRRIVNALRFCGLGLLEPEEIRKMLSGNYKKKVPPAPPENLVLWHIEYPGIEFKTDERGLAKAKRDLFERYSRALTRAALFGDCLVEL
- the pheT gene encoding phenylalanine--tRNA ligase subunit beta, with translation MPKFDVSKSDLERLIGRSFTVEEWEDLFLYAKCELDDVWEENGETYFKADSKDTNRPDLWSAEGIARQIKWALGIERGLPKYEVEKSDVVVYVDEKLKEIRPYGVYAIVEGLHLDEEALKQMINLQEKVALTFGRRRREVAIGIFDFDKVKPPVYYRAAKKTEKFIPLGLTEELTLEEILEKHEKGKEYGHLIKDRPYYPLLVDSEGKVLSMPPIINSEVTGRVTTETRNVFVDVTGWDLNKVMLALNVVVTALAERGGKIKSVKVVYPDFEIETPDLTPKPFEVELDYIRKLSGLELSNEKIKDLLERMMYEVKLEGGKAKLLYPAFRDDIMHARDVLEDVLIAYGYNEIEPEEPKLAVQGKGDKFVEFEDAVRELMVGFGLQEVMTFNLTNREAQYEKMNLEYGKDYFNNPPAELVEIENPISPKWSALRNWLLPSLLDFLSQNTHEEYPQRLFEVGKATLIDESRETKTVSESKLAVVLAQARITFTDAKEILDSVMCHLGFTYELEEIEHPSFIPGRAGKIIVNGETIGVIGEVHPVVLEKWGIEMPVAGFEVFLRPLYTEPYL
- a CDS encoding phenylalanine--tRNA ligase subunit alpha; translated protein: MELSYQEKLTLIKLGELKRAKFEELVQKTGLEQVAVMRAVLGLQAKGLAKLNERSEKVVKLTETGKKYADIGLPEWRALKVLREKRKATLNDLREVLSEDELKPIVGLLRKEGWANVRKENGKLVLEITERGLEAEERPIDRALKLLAGKKVVPVKEMEKLVPVKELKRRKVAEEETVTERTVEITPAGEELVKKGIELKREVSVLTPELIKSGKWREVEFRKFDIKAPVRRIYPGKKQPYRAFLDKIRRRLIEMGFIEMTVESLIETQFWNFDALFQPQNHPAREWTDTYQLKYPKRGYLPEKELVERVKEAHERGLAGSRGWGYTWSPERAMLLMPRAHGTALDARQLAKGVEIPGKYFTIQRVFRPDVLDRTHLIEFNQIDGFVVGEDLNFRHLLGILKRFAVEIAGAKKVKFLPDYYPFTEPSVQMSAYHPELGWVEFGGAGIFREEMTKALGIDAPVIAWGIGIDRLAMFKLGIDDIRYLFSYDLRWLREAKLVW